In the genome of Desulfobacterales bacterium, one region contains:
- a CDS encoding alpha/beta hydrolase: MSTITTKDGTQIYYKDWGSGQPVVFSHGWPLSGDAWEDQMVFLGERGYRCIAHDRRGHGRSGQPWSGNEMDTYADDLAELVEKLDLKKAIHVGHSTGGGEVARYIGRHGTKRVAKAVLIGAVTPLMLKTAANPGGLPIAVFDKIRAGVLADRSQFFKDLTEPFYGANRPGAKVSQGVRDSFWLQGMQAGFKAVIDCIKAFSETDFTNDLKKFDIPTLIMHGDDDQIVPIGASAMLSSRIVKGATLKAYPGLPHGLCSTNKDQINADLLAFFQT; encoded by the coding sequence ATGAGCACGATCACGACGAAAGACGGCACGCAGATCTATTACAAGGACTGGGGCAGCGGGCAACCCGTGGTCTTCAGCCATGGTTGGCCGCTGAGCGGGGACGCATGGGAAGACCAGATGGTGTTTCTAGGCGAGCGCGGATACCGCTGCATCGCCCATGACCGCCGCGGCCATGGGCGATCGGGCCAGCCATGGAGCGGCAACGAGATGGACACCTACGCCGACGATCTCGCGGAACTCGTGGAAAAGCTTGACCTGAAGAAAGCGATCCATGTCGGGCACTCCACGGGCGGCGGCGAAGTCGCCCGCTATATCGGCCGCCACGGCACCAAACGTGTGGCCAAGGCCGTGCTGATAGGCGCGGTGACGCCTCTGATGCTGAAAACGGCCGCCAATCCCGGCGGGTTGCCGATCGCCGTGTTCGACAAAATCCGCGCCGGCGTGCTTGCAGACCGCTCGCAGTTCTTCAAGGATCTCACCGAACCGTTCTACGGCGCCAACCGGCCGGGCGCCAAGGTCTCGCAGGGCGTGCGGGACTCGTTCTGGCTTCAGGGGATGCAGGCCGGATTCAAAGCCGTCATCGATTGCATCAAGGCCTTTTCCGAGACGGATTTCACTAACGATCTCAAGAAGTTCGACATCCCGACGCTCATTATGCACGGCGACGACGACCAGATCGTGCCAATCGGCGCCTCGGCCATGCTCTCGTCCAGGATCGTCAAAGGGGCCACGCTGAAAGCCTATCCGGGCTTGCCGCACGGCCTCTGCTCTACCAATAAGGACCAGATCAACGCCGATCTGCTCGCATTCTTCCAGACATAA